In the Halichoerus grypus chromosome 4, mHalGry1.hap1.1, whole genome shotgun sequence genome, one interval contains:
- the NDUFB3 gene encoding NADH dehydrogenase [ubiquinone] 1 beta subcomplex subunit 3, with protein MAHGHGHEHGPSKLELPDYKQWKIEGTPLAVVQERLATRGLRDPWGRNEAWRYMGGFANNVSFVGALLKGFKWGFAAFVVAVGAEYYLESKNKDKKHH; from the exons ATGGCCCACGGACATGGGCATGAACACGGCCCTAGTAAACTGGAACTTCCAGATTATAAACAATGGAAGATAGAAGGGACACCATTAGCAGTTGTCCAGGAGAGGCTGGCTACACGAGGGCTAAGGGATCCATGGGGCCG caATGAAGCTTGGAGATACATGGGTGGCTTTGCAAACAATGTTTCCTTTGTTGGTGCGTTACTAAAAGGATTCAAATGGGGATTTGCAGCATTTGTGGTAGCTGTAGGGGCGGAATATTACCTGGAGTCCAAGAATAAAGATAAGAAGCATCACTGA